In Bacillus rossius redtenbacheri isolate Brsri chromosome 9 unlocalized genomic scaffold, Brsri_v3 Brsri_v3_scf9_2, whole genome shotgun sequence, one DNA window encodes the following:
- the LOC134543158 gene encoding male-specific lethal 3 homolog, translating to MVSTRGMKFKFTEGERVLCYEPDPTKAKVLYDSKVLEVIAGKDNRGKKNIEYLIHFQGWNSSWDRCVSEDYVLKDTDENRQLQKHLADKAQLQFGAYLYRRERKKNLPNKVSESLEQNQKRVRRRRARQVAGGGGGAASSEEEEEDRGVSSGSQSQHEDSDGAMEREPEGGEGEEVCDGGSSSGGETSADDDRVILDLSETIRRLLEQDYELVTKKNKLVRLPANPTVVNILEGYVKHCAINQLGGFAEKTERRNRHSHPNKTKDVDQVCRSLNLWKEIVDGVRIYFDVTLGELLLYNQERQQFSSVHNLHPLRTNVKEEVDESAKLSVKIEKEEFMEHNDDNSAAHQERNVDGSVRKKSLRSHRSDVDAGGTTNNHVDSNGIGKVGKNCESQSSRNDGLNNHISRGSSQCSSPLSICVGPSVNNSIPGPTVSPKSSTLLQQVLSWQIVPDHLYCQLPVQPSLVYGAIHLARLFVKLPDLLYSTSMPDRKLKLVLRHLDMFLRYLEEHKDWFGEHIYIDNTCSS from the exons ATGGTCTCCACAAGAGGAATGAAGTTTAAATTTACGGAGGGTGAGAGAGTGTTATGCTATGAACCTGATCCAACAAAGGCGAAAGTATTGTATGATTCAAAG GTGCTGGAAGTCATTGCAGGGAAAGATAATAGAGGAAAGAAGAATATAGAGTACCTGATACATTTCCAG GGTTGGAATTCATCGTGGGATCGGTGTGTCAGTGAAGATTACGTGCTGAAGGATACGGACGAGAACAGACAACTACAGAAGCACCTGGCTGATAAGGCACAGCTTCAGTT TGGTGCGTACCTGTACCGGCGAGAGCGCAAGAAGAACCTGCCCAACAAAGTGTCGGAGAGCCTGGAGCAGAACCAGAAGAGGGTGCGGCGTCGGAGGGCCCGGCAGGTGGCGGGGGGCGGGGGAGGAGCGGCTTcgtcggaggaggaggaggaggaccgGGGAGTCAGCTCTGGCAGCCAGAGCCAGCATGAGGACAGTGACGGGGCCATGGAGCGGGAGCCCGAGggcggggagggggaggaggtgtgCGACGGCGGCTCCTCCTCCGGAGGGGAGACGTCGGCCGACGACGACCGCGTCATCTTGGACCTCAGCGAGACCATCAGGAGGCTGCTGGAGCAAGACTACGAGCTTGTCACCAAGAAGAACAAG CTAGTCAGACTTCCAGCTAACCCAACTGTCGTGAACATCCTTGAAGGCTACGTGAAGCACTGTGCCATAAACCAGTTGGGTGGCTTCGCAGAAAAAACGGAGCGAAGGAATCGTCACTCTCACCCAAATAAGACTAAAGATGTAGATCAGGTTTGTAGAAG TCTCAATTTATGGAAAGAGATAGTTGATGGCGTACgaatatattttgacgtgacactCGGGGAACTTTTGCTCTATAACCAAGAACGTCAGCAGTTTTCCTCTGTTCACAACTTGCATCCTCTTCGAACAAACGTCAAAGAAGAAGTAGACGA GTCTGCTAAGTTGTCAGTGAAAATCGAGAAAGAAGAGTTTATGGAGCACAATGACGATAATTCTGCTGCACATCAGGAACGTAACGTAGATG GGTCAGTGCGCAAGAAAAGTTTGAGATCACATCGCTCGGATGTGGATGCTGGCGGCACAACGAACAACCATGTGGACAGTAATGGCATTGGGAAGGTGGGCAAGAACTGTGAAAGCCAGTCTTCCAGAAATGATGGCTTGAACAACCATATATCCAG gggaAGTTCACAATGCTCAAGTCCTTTGTCGATATGCGTGGGGCCATCCGTGAACAACTCCATCCCTGGCCCCACTGTCTCACCGAAGAGCAGCACGTTACTGCAGCAAGTGTTGTCGTGGCAAATTGTGCCAGACCACTTGTACTGCCAGTTGCCAGTGCAGCCTTCGCTTGTGTATGGAGCAATACATCTTGCTCGTTTGTTTG